The genomic stretch TGGTGGGATCTCTCAGTGCCCCTGTCAGCGTTTCGAGCATCACGAGCTCACCGGGCGGGATTGTCACATCGCCGTTCTTCGGATACGACGGCTCGTACCAGATTGCAACTGCTATCGAACCCGGCCAGGGATATTGGGTGAGGGCAAACCAGACGGGAAAACTTTATCTTTCCACAGCCAACGCCCTACCCGAGGCAGGGCGAATCAGAATCGTTAACAACGGCGAAAGTCCACCACCGCCGCCGGATCACGGAGACAATTCGGCGTCGAGTGCCGCCCCCAGAGAATATGCGCTTGAACAGAATTACCCCAACCCGTTCAATCCGGTGACGATTGTAAGGTATCAGGTGCCAGCGGCCGGTCATGTGGTGCTAAGTGTCTACAATCTCCTTGGTCAGAGGGTCGGGACTCTGGTGAACGGCCCTCAGAGCCCCGGGTACAAGTCGGTAAGCTGGGACGCGAGCGGAGTGCCGAGCGGTATTTATTACTATCGTCTGACGGCGGGTACGTTCACGGCGACGAGGAGCATGCTTCTAATCAAGTAGTATCGATTGAAGGTAGTGGCTGAGTTTAAACCGTCAAACCGAATGAACGCAGGCTAAAGCCTGCGCCTACCAAGCCCGAGGCGTCCCAATATGCGTTCCGCCGCGGAGCGGCGGAACGAGAACCGGGGTATAGGTAGCCGCAAGCTTTAGCTTGCGGGTTTTTGATCGAGGAGCTGTGCCATGGCGGGAAAAAGACCGCAGCCTAAAGGCTGCGGCTACCCTCCGCGAATGATTGGCGCAGCCTGAAGGCTGCGGTTACCAAGCCCGAGGCATCCGTAGGCGCGACCTTCAGGTCGCGTGAAGTTTTACGCAGGCTAAAGCCTGCGCCTACCAAAATGGTGGGGGAATACTTCGCGTCGGTTTACTTTATTCCCCGCTTCCTCTTCTCGATCAACACCTGCGCATCGACCGGCGCCGCGCAAATCGCGCAGACATAGCGACGGGTGGTTTCATTGAAGTCCGGTTCGCGAACCTGCTTGCAGTTCGGGCAACGGATCATCAAGGGTTTTTCTTCCTTTGGTTTCGGCACGATTTCCTTCCTGTTGTAATCTCAACCCGGTTCCGTTCAGATCCCGTGCGGCGCAGAGCGCCGCACATATGCGTTCCCCAGCAGAGCGTGGGAACGAGGACAAAGAGGCCAGTGAATATATTTGTATATTAGGTATGATGCAAAAAGGAGACGAAGTAACACTCAATATCGACAACCTCTCCGGAGACGGGAAAACTGTGGCCCGCCTCGACGGAATGGTGTATTTTGTCGATAGAGCGGTCCCGGGCGATATTGTCCGGGCGCGAGTCTGGAAAGTCAAGAAGAACTTTGCGGATGCCCGGGCTGTCGAGGTCCTCACGCCCTCTCCCTTCCGTACGGCGCCGAAATGCAAACACTTTGGAGTGTGCGGCGGCTGCAAGTGGCAGGATCTTGCCTATGAGGCTCAACTGCGGTTCAAACACAAGCTTGTCGTCGATGCCTTTGAGCGGATCGGCGGGTTTGTGGATCCCGTTGTTCATCCTGTCCTCGGTTGCGAGGATCCCTATTTTTACCGCAACAAGATGGAGTTCACGTTCTCGAATTACCGGTGGCTGACCGACGAAGAGGTCCACCGGAAGGAACCAGCAGAGCCCGCGGTCGCTCTCGGGTTGCACGTGCCCGAGCGGTATGACAAAGTAGTCAACCTCGAAGAATGCTGGCTCCAATCGGAACTGAGCGCGGCGATCGTGAATACCATCCGTGAAGTTTGCAAGGTCTGGAACCTCTCGGTTTACTCGACCGAAACCCAGGAAGGATACATGCGACACCTCGTGATCCGGGAGGGGAAGAGGACCGGCGACGTGATGGTCAATCTTGTGACGAGCGCCGACTGGCCGGAAGGGATGGCGAAGTTGAGCGGCCTCCTCTGCAAGCAGTTCCCGCAGATCACCACAATCGTCAATAATATCACGACGCGGAGATCGATGGTCGCCCGTGGTGAGGTGGAGAAGGTCTATCATGGTCCGGGTACGATCAACGAGAAGCTGGGAGAGTACTCATTCCGCCTTTCGGCAAATTCCTTTTTTCAGACGAACACGCTCCAGGCGGAACGGCTTTACGAAACGGTCCGCACCCTCGCGAATCTCACTTCCAGGGACGTTGTCTACGATCTCTATTGCGGAACAGGCACCATTGCGATTTATCTCTCACAACATGTCGACCGGGTTGTCGGGATCGAGCTCGTGGCGAGTTCCATCGCCGATGCCATGCGGAATGCGGAGGTGAATCGTGTGGGAAATTGCTTTTTCCTGCAGGGCGACCTGAAGGATCGGTTAACCACGGACCGCGCGTGGATCGGTGAACATCCCCGCCCGACAGTCATCGTCACCGACCCGCCGAGAAGCGGCATGCATCCGAAAGTCGTGGAGCAGATCGTTAAGAGTTCGCCGGAACGGGTCGTCTACGTGAGCTGTAATCCTTCTACTCAGGCGCGCGATGCGAAATTGCTGGCCGGGTCAGGGTATGTGCTGAAAGAGATCCAGCCTGTCGACATGTTTCCGCATACCGACCATGTCGAGGCGGTGGGTCTCTTCGTTAAGAAGTGACTTCCGGCTTTCTTCCGACGTAAATCGTTGCGCCCCCGAAGGTCAGCGGGTGCGCCGCCGGGGAAGCAAATCCCGCCTTCGCCATTGAGGAAAGAAAATCGCCCCGCTCGGGAAAATGTCGTATCGACTCCGGGAGGTACCGGTACGCACTCTCGTGCTTTGAAACGATCCTGCCGAACAATGGAATTCCGATCGAGGAGTAGAGGTTGTACAAGCCTCTCATGACAGCCCCATCGGGTCTCGAAAGCTCGAGAATAACGGAGATTCCTCCGGGAACGAGGACCCTCAGCATTTCCCGCAATCCGGCCTCGCGATCGGCGAAGTTCCGGATGCCGAACGCCACAATTGTTCCGTCGAACGACCCTTCGCGAAAAGGAAGCCGAAGAGCGTCGCAGATGACGAGATCCACAATCCCCCCATCCGCGCGGTTGTTAAGTTTCTGTTCGAACACTCGAAGCATCGCGGGAGCGAAGTCCGTGGCAACGACGCGGGCCGGCCTGATGGCCAGGACCTCGAGCGAAACATCTCCGCTTCCTGCGGCGATGTCGAGAATCTTCCCACCCTTCTTTTCCGCGAGGAACGAAACGGCCTTCCGCCGCCAGCGAATGTCCAGTCCGAAGCTCAACATTCGGTTCAGGCGATCGTAGGTTGGCGCGATCGCATCGAACATCTCCTTGATGCGGCGTGGATCCTGCGGATGGCTGTTGGCATTCTCATTCATCGGTCGTCAATTTCTCCAAAAATAGGATCAGTTGCAACACTTGTTCGCAGGAAGACGAATAGTCGGTAGCCGCAGCCTTCAGGCGGCGTTTGACGGCACGCGACCTAAAGGTCGCGCCTACCGAAACCTCTGGCGTCGTCTCTCTTGGTAGCCGCAGCCTTCAGGTTTTGTCATTGAAATCCATCCGAGCGAAACCTCGGACAGAGACGGACGTACACGTTCTAGTGATGCGCCCCGTCGACATGTCTCGATTCTATTCATCGATCTGCACCTCCCTTGGCCGGGGGATTCTCCTTTGTGCCATCGTGACGCTACCGTCGACAACGGCCCGCGCGCGCCAGCCGGGCTTTTCCGACACCGCCGCTGTCTATTTTGGGGAAATAAGAGCCGCCACCGCCCAGAACCGGGATCTGTGGAATCTAGACCTATACGGGCCGATCCTCCTCGTTGAGAGAGAATCGAGGAACGTGTACGCAAATCTTGCCGATTCGGCCGGGACCCTCAACCCCGAGGGATCCGTCTATACAGGCGTTCTTCCGAAAACGGTGAATATCTCCAACACCTCGCTCCGATGGGGAGGAAGGGAATGGGCGATGATCATGCTTCCCTTGCCGGCCGGGAAGAGCGCCCGGCTCAATCTCCTTGCGCACGAGCTCTTTCACCGATCACAATCTGCTCTCGGATTCACAAATCGGAACCCGGACAACAATCACCTCGATCGGAAGGATGGCCGGGTCTATATTCGTCTCGAGCTCGAGGCGCTGAAACAAGCGCTCCTTGCCGGCTCCGCCGATGACCTGCATGAGCATGTGGCGAACGCCCTAGCGTTCAGGCAATTCCGCCGCGCATTATTTCAGGGCGCCGACACCACCGAGAACCAGATGGAGCTGAACGAGGGGATGACCGAATTCACCGGCGTTATGCTGAGCGGACGATCCGACCGGGAAGTGCGTGATCATTTCATGAAAAGTATTGGCGACTTCCTCGTGGACCGCTCCTACGTCCGGGCGTTCGCATATGAAACAATCCCCGTCTATGGCTACCTGCTTGCCAGGACAAACCCAGGCTGGAACAGGGAAATTGGCGGGAATACGGATCTTACAGCCTACTTCGAAAAAGCGTTCGGCATCTCGCTGCCGCCGGATTTGAAGAGGACCATGGCCGGAATCGGGGAAAAGTACCATAGTAAGATTATCGTCGACGAAGAGACCGAACGGGATACCCGCCTCCAGAAACAGATCGCTGAATACAAGAGCCGCTTTATCGAAAAACAGCATCTCGAAATCCCTTTGCAGAACATGAACATGTCGTTCGATTACAAGCTGATTGTGCCGCTTGAGGACAAGGGGACAGTCTATCCCACGATCCGGGTCGTGGACAATTGGGGAATCCTGACCGTGAAAAATGGGGCGCTTATGAGCCCCGGTTGGGACAAGATCACCGTGAGCGTGCCCGCCGAACTGGGTGAGAAATTCTTGAAAGGTGACGGGTGGACGCTCGAATTGAAAGAAAATTATGAGGTGGTCAGCGACCGGCAGGGGGGAAACTATGTCCTAAAGAAGAAATGACCGGCAATTACACACAGAACCACCGCCCCTAGTTTGGTCGTGCCGCAGTTTCACCTTCTCTCGTCATCCCGACATGTTTTAGGTCGGGATCTTTATAAAAGAGTTGAAAGATGCTGACCAGGAGCATGTCAGCATGACGAGGTGGAGAGACGTTCTGCCAAACCGAGACACCGCCCCCAGTTTGCTTTTCTCCCTCCTTTCTCCTATGTTCGACAAATTCCATCAACCCTCTGACCATCTTGACGAGATATCCCTTACTGCTCGGCCTGGCATGTCTCGTTCCCATTGGCCTTCTTCAGGCAGAATCACCCACCAAAACGATCGCAGCGCACCGCGTCGCGTCCGGGCCGAGGGTCGACGGTATTCTGGGTGACGAGCAATGGCGAGGAGTCTCTCCCGACACGTCGTTCGAGCAGTTTGATCCCGAAGAGGGAGCGGCGCCGACGGAGAGAACCTCTGTCCGGCTTGTCTATGACGATCATGCGCTCTATGCGGGCATCGTTTGCTATGACTCATCTCCGGACGGCATTGTCGAGCAATTGACGCGGAGGGACCGGACCGGCCAGGCCGACCGGTTTTCCGTGATCATCGATTCCTACCACGACCACACGACCGCGTTCCTCTTCAGCGGAACGATTTCCGGCGTCCAGACCGACGGCATTCTTTCGGAGGACGGACGCGTCTATGACACGGAATGGGATGCCGTGTGGGAATTCGACGCAAAAATAACCAGGGAGGGCTGGTCGGCCGAATTCAGAATCCCCTTCAGCGCGATCCGCTTCGCTCCCCGGGACTCCGGATATGTCTGGGGAATCAATTTTCGCCGCTACATCGCCCGAAAACGTGAGACGGACGAGTGGGTGATGCTTCCCCGGAAAGAAACCCCGGTGGGTGTTATCTCCTCCGTCTCCAAAATGGGGCACGTCTACGGAATAGACCACGTTCGCCCTCCGCTTCATCTCGAACTCCTGCCGTACGCCGATATGAAGGAGAGTTTTCTCTCCCAGCCCGATCCGTTTCCTCTCCGGAAGGAGTTCAAGGCCTCCGCGGGACTCGATCTGAAGTATGGCGTGACGAACAACGTGACGCTCGATCTGGCCCTCAACCCCGATTTCGGCCAGGTGGAAGTCGACGCGGCTGTCCTCAATCTCACCGTTTTTGAGACCTTCTATCCCGAGAAGCGCCCCTTTTTTTTGGAGGGCTCGCAGATATTCTCCTTCGGCAATACGTTCGACAGCCAGTCGATGCGCCTCTTTTATTCGAGAAGGATCGGCAAGAACCCGCTCCCGTCGGAATCGCCCCCGCCCGGATATTACTTTCTGGAAACTCCGCCCGTGACGACGATTCTCGGCGCGGCCAAGATAACAGGGAAGACGGATGACGGACTTTCCTTCGGATTGCTCTCGGCCGCGACGGATCGAGAGGAGGGGGTTGCGGAGGATGCGCTCGGTCACCGGACTTCGCCCTTATTGTTTGAACCGAGGGCGAGTTACGACGTGTTTCGTCTCAAGAAGGATTTCGCCGGGAACTCGTATGTGGGAATGATGGCGACAGGAGCGTTCAAGGAGGAGAATTCCCCGGTCCTTGCGGGCGGCGTCGACTGGAACCTGCGCGTGGGCGATGCGGGTTATGCGCTCGACGGTTTTCTCGCGGGCTCCCAGGCGATCTCTCCGCTCGCCTATCCGGTGGTGGACCGGGTCACCGGAGGGTCGGGAAAGGTGGGCCTCGGAAAAATCCAGGACGAGCACCTCCTCGTTCTTTCCCTGTATGATTTCACGACGAGAAATTTCTGGATCAACGACATCGGCTTTTACAGCCAGCCCCGCGAGCATGGAGGGATCACTCAGATCACCTATAAGGATGAGCAGCCGGCGGCACCCCTCTTACGGTACTATCTGAACGCCGACGTGCAATACCGTTGGAACTGGGACGCGGTCAACACGGTCAGCATCTTTGAGACGGAACCGATTTTTCAGATGAGGAACTTCTGGTCGCTGGATATCGATCTGATCCACGACTTCCCCGCGTTCGACGACGAGAACCGGGGAATCAATGGAACGTACCATCGTTCCGAGGGAAACAGGATCTCGGTTAAGCTCGATTCCGATGTACGGCAGGTTGTGGTCGCCACCCTCATCGGGCAGTACCAGCATACGGCCCGGGGTATGAGTTCGGGTTCGGCGATAGCCCAGCTCACCGTTCGTCCGAGCAGCTGGATGGAACTCGACCCGTCGGTGGCCCTTACGCGAACAAGGAATGAAGAGACCTGGGTGAGGGATGTCTCAACGGGCGGACCGCATCTTCTTCCGCATGGGGAGAATCTCTTCGCCGACCGTGACATCGATCAGTATGATTTCTCATTGCGGGGAACGATCACCTTCACGCGGAGCATGAGCGTCCAGTTCTTCACACAAGTCCTGCTGGCAAAAGGGGCATACGAGCATTTCAAGCGGTTGGCGGGACCGGACCAGCTTCCGGACTTTGACTTTTTCAACAGCATCTACTTCCAGGGTTTTAATTTCAATGAGAAGGTGTTGAATGCGAACGTCGTCTTCCGTTGGGAGTACCTTCCGGGAAGCACGCTCTATTTTGTCTGGACGCAGGCGCGATTCGGCGAGAATGGGGTTTTTGAAAGGAATCTTTCGGATAATTTCTCCGACACGTTCCGGCTGCCGATGGATAATGTTCTCCTGCTCAAAATGAACTACTGGTGGAGCCTTTGATTTAGGGGCCGAAAACCCCCAAACACAACTCCCTTTGCCGTATTCCGTAAAACCCTCCATGGGCTGTCAACGGAACGGTTGCCTCCCTTGTCTAACCTCCAGAACATCATACAAAGAGACCTCCGGATGCCCGCCGAAGACGAGCGGCGACTGATTCTCGATGCGCAGAAAGGAAGCCGCGAGGCCTTTCGTCTTCTCGTCGAGCGCCACATGAAGCAGGCGTACAACATCGCCTATGGAGTCATCGCCGATCACGATGAAGCGGAAGATATTGCCCAGGAATCGTTTGTTCGCGTGCATCGATCCATCCGCTCGTTTCGCGGAGATTCGGGATTTGGGACCTGGCTCTACCGGATTGTGATGAACATGTCGATCAATCGACTGCGACAGAAAAAAGTGAGAGAACGGAGAGAGGTACATCTTGAAAGCGGATTTCATGAACGATCGGGCGCAAATCGCCCCGCGGGAATCATCCTTGGGAACGGCCAACCGGACACCGGGCTGCCGGGTTCTTCGGAACCGGACTTCCACGCGCATCTCGAGCGTGCCCTTCACAAGCTCCCGACCCTCCAGAGGGCGGTCGTGATCCTGAGGCATATGAACGGAATGTCGACGAAACAGGTTGGCGCGATCCTCAATTGCTCCGAGGGAACGGTGAAAACACATCTCCACCGGGGTCTGCGAAAGATGAGAACGATGCTGGATTTTCTGAAGGTTGAGGGGTTGGAATGAGGCACTCGAAGATAAAATTGATGCTCTATGAGTTTGTTCGCTCGGAACTCCCGCAGGAGGAAATGGCCGAGGTTGAGTCTCATCTTTGCTTCTGCGAACAGTGCGCCCGTGAGGCGGAGGGAATCAGGGAGATTGTGAACCTCACCGCAGCCGCGGGATCCACGCCGAGCGCCGGGCGATCCCCGGAATATTGGAACAAGTTCGCGTATTCCGTCGAAAGCAGAATCCGGGCAATCGGCTCGCGTGCGAAGCGCCGGCCGGTGACGATTCTTGACGATCTCGCCGCATTCTTCACGCTCCGGCCTCGCGCCCTCGCGATCGTTGGAAGCAG from Bacteroidota bacterium encodes the following:
- the rlmD gene encoding 23S rRNA (uracil(1939)-C(5))-methyltransferase RlmD translates to MMQKGDEVTLNIDNLSGDGKTVARLDGMVYFVDRAVPGDIVRARVWKVKKNFADARAVEVLTPSPFRTAPKCKHFGVCGGCKWQDLAYEAQLRFKHKLVVDAFERIGGFVDPVVHPVLGCEDPYFYRNKMEFTFSNYRWLTDEEVHRKEPAEPAVALGLHVPERYDKVVNLEECWLQSELSAAIVNTIREVCKVWNLSVYSTETQEGYMRHLVIREGKRTGDVMVNLVTSADWPEGMAKLSGLLCKQFPQITTIVNNITTRRSMVARGEVEKVYHGPGTINEKLGEYSFRLSANSFFQTNTLQAERLYETVRTLANLTSRDVVYDLYCGTGTIAIYLSQHVDRVVGIELVASSIADAMRNAEVNRVGNCFFLQGDLKDRLTTDRAWIGEHPRPTVIVTDPPRSGMHPKVVEQIVKSSPERVVYVSCNPSTQARDAKLLAGSGYVLKEIQPVDMFPHTDHVEAVGLFVKK
- the ubiE gene encoding bifunctional demethylmenaquinone methyltransferase/2-methoxy-6-polyprenyl-1,4-benzoquinol methylase UbiE; this encodes MNENANSHPQDPRRIKEMFDAIAPTYDRLNRMLSFGLDIRWRRKAVSFLAEKKGGKILDIAAGSGDVSLEVLAIRPARVVATDFAPAMLRVFEQKLNNRADGGIVDLVICDALRLPFREGSFDGTIVAFGIRNFADREAGLREMLRVLVPGGISVILELSRPDGAVMRGLYNLYSSIGIPLFGRIVSKHESAYRYLPESIRHFPERGDFLSSMAKAGFASPAAHPLTFGGATIYVGRKPEVTS
- a CDS encoding DUF5916 domain-containing protein, with translation MTRYPLLLGLACLVPIGLLQAESPTKTIAAHRVASGPRVDGILGDEQWRGVSPDTSFEQFDPEEGAAPTERTSVRLVYDDHALYAGIVCYDSSPDGIVEQLTRRDRTGQADRFSVIIDSYHDHTTAFLFSGTISGVQTDGILSEDGRVYDTEWDAVWEFDAKITREGWSAEFRIPFSAIRFAPRDSGYVWGINFRRYIARKRETDEWVMLPRKETPVGVISSVSKMGHVYGIDHVRPPLHLELLPYADMKESFLSQPDPFPLRKEFKASAGLDLKYGVTNNVTLDLALNPDFGQVEVDAAVLNLTVFETFYPEKRPFFLEGSQIFSFGNTFDSQSMRLFYSRRIGKNPLPSESPPPGYYFLETPPVTTILGAAKITGKTDDGLSFGLLSAATDREEGVAEDALGHRTSPLLFEPRASYDVFRLKKDFAGNSYVGMMATGAFKEENSPVLAGGVDWNLRVGDAGYALDGFLAGSQAISPLAYPVVDRVTGGSGKVGLGKIQDEHLLVLSLYDFTTRNFWINDIGFYSQPREHGGITQITYKDEQPAAPLLRYYLNADVQYRWNWDAVNTVSIFETEPIFQMRNFWSLDIDLIHDFPAFDDENRGINGTYHRSEGNRISVKLDSDVRQVVVATLIGQYQHTARGMSSGSAIAQLTVRPSSWMELDPSVALTRTRNEETWVRDVSTGGPHLLPHGENLFADRDIDQYDFSLRGTITFTRSMSVQFFTQVLLAKGAYEHFKRLAGPDQLPDFDFFNSIYFQGFNFNEKVLNANVVFRWEYLPGSTLYFVWTQARFGENGVFERNLSDNFSDTFRLPMDNVLLLKMNYWWSL
- a CDS encoding sigma-70 family RNA polymerase sigma factor is translated as MPAEDERRLILDAQKGSREAFRLLVERHMKQAYNIAYGVIADHDEAEDIAQESFVRVHRSIRSFRGDSGFGTWLYRIVMNMSINRLRQKKVRERREVHLESGFHERSGANRPAGIILGNGQPDTGLPGSSEPDFHAHLERALHKLPTLQRAVVILRHMNGMSTKQVGAILNCSEGTVKTHLHRGLRKMRTMLDFLKVEGLE